A window of the Arthrobacter sp. Marseille-P9274 genome harbors these coding sequences:
- a CDS encoding CGNR zinc finger domain-containing protein, which produces MVFAHDTEASLLDAAKLINTAENEVDRLKTMADLDEFLEVNGYTGSRTHTMHELRAVRHLRPQLRAIWTAEEDEAVRLVNNILRNGRALPQLVKHDHWEYHLHATTREAPLEVRMAVEAAMAFVDVIRDQELERLRVCEAEDCNAVLVDLSRNRSKRFCDTGNCANRTHVAAYRARKAAAAPLRIRKSSVG; this is translated from the coding sequence ATGGTTTTTGCCCATGACACCGAGGCCTCGCTGCTAGACGCGGCAAAGCTCATCAATACCGCCGAAAACGAAGTGGACCGGCTCAAGACCATGGCGGACCTGGACGAATTCCTGGAGGTCAACGGGTACACGGGTTCCCGCACGCACACCATGCATGAGCTGCGCGCGGTCCGCCACCTGCGGCCGCAGTTGCGCGCCATCTGGACCGCGGAAGAAGATGAGGCCGTACGGCTGGTCAACAATATCCTGCGGAACGGCCGGGCGCTCCCCCAGCTCGTCAAGCATGACCATTGGGAGTACCACCTGCACGCCACCACGCGCGAGGCGCCGCTGGAGGTCCGGATGGCGGTCGAGGCCGCGATGGCTTTCGTCGACGTGATCCGCGACCAGGAGCTCGAGCGCCTGCGGGTGTGCGAGGCCGAAGACTGCAACGCCGTCCTGGTCGACCTGTCGCGCAACCGCTCGAAGCGCTTCTGCGACACCGGCAACTGCGCCAACCGCACGCATGTCGCCGCCTACCGGGCCCGCAAAGCTGCCGCCGCCCCGTTGCGAATCCGGAAATCATCAGTAGGCTGA
- a CDS encoding YtxH domain-containing protein has product MMKKAVFLAGVGVGFLLGSRSGRESYEKLKTEAQKLWNDPKLQHKVSESTEWAKQKAPQVQEKVSEKAKEVFHKNDDGHGAGHAGTGTAGTTSPGVTGTTSPTATGEFLRDPSRPDQDPLA; this is encoded by the coding sequence ATGATGAAGAAAGCAGTTTTCCTGGCAGGCGTCGGCGTCGGATTCCTGCTCGGCTCGCGCTCCGGGCGGGAGAGCTACGAAAAGCTCAAGACGGAGGCCCAGAAGCTCTGGAACGATCCGAAGCTCCAGCACAAGGTGTCCGAGAGTACCGAGTGGGCCAAGCAGAAGGCCCCGCAGGTGCAGGAGAAGGTCAGCGAGAAGGCCAAGGAAGTCTTCCACAAGAACGACGACGGCCACGGAGCCGGGCACGCGGGCACCGGCACGGCCGGCACCACCAGCCCGGGCGTCACCGGAACCACCAGCCCCACGGCAACCGGCGAGTTCCTGCGTGACCCGTCCCGGCCGGACCAGGATCCGCTCGCGTAG
- a CDS encoding DUF1206 domain-containing protein: MQEISGENQADSLAARTADAAEELSNTRTLDVLARFGFAVLGLVHILIGAIALRIAFGGYGEADPAGAVDVLAASAPFGPIVMWSCFLGCAGLALWQFSEATFRARHLPRKRERVSKAISSGSLSIAYGLFSLTFARYALGGRSDSGESTKDLTAALLATGPGMALLVAAGGTVFGIGVYFVVKALRLKFKEELNLGVTKRGRTVNGLGVFGHIAKGVALMLMGLLIVIATLKHDPAESTGLDGSLKALPEHPFGVPALLAIALGLICYGIFAMIRARHGRM, encoded by the coding sequence GTGCAGGAAATTAGCGGCGAGAACCAAGCCGATTCGCTGGCGGCGCGTACGGCTGACGCCGCCGAGGAACTCTCCAACACCAGGACGCTGGACGTGCTGGCGAGGTTTGGCTTCGCTGTGCTCGGCCTAGTGCACATCCTCATCGGCGCTATCGCCCTCCGGATCGCCTTCGGCGGCTACGGCGAGGCAGACCCTGCTGGTGCGGTGGATGTGCTGGCGGCCAGCGCCCCGTTCGGGCCGATCGTGATGTGGAGCTGCTTTCTGGGCTGCGCCGGCCTCGCCCTGTGGCAATTCAGCGAGGCGACCTTCCGGGCCCGGCACCTGCCGCGGAAGCGCGAGCGGGTATCCAAGGCCATCTCCTCGGGATCGCTCAGCATTGCCTACGGGCTGTTTTCGCTCACGTTTGCCCGCTACGCCCTCGGCGGCCGCTCGGACTCGGGCGAGTCCACCAAGGATTTGACCGCGGCGCTGCTGGCCACCGGACCGGGCATGGCCCTGCTGGTGGCGGCGGGCGGCACGGTCTTCGGCATCGGCGTCTACTTCGTGGTCAAGGCGCTGCGCCTCAAGTTCAAGGAAGAACTCAACCTCGGGGTGACCAAACGCGGCCGCACAGTGAACGGCCTCGGCGTCTTCGGGCACATCGCCAAGGGCGTGGCCCTAATGCTGATGGGGCTGTTGATCGTCATCGCCACGCTCAAGCACGACCCGGCGGAGTCGACCGGCCTGGACGGGAGCCTTAAAGCACTGCCGGAACACCCGTTCGGTGTTCCGGCACTGCTGGCGATCGCCCTGGGGCTGATCTGCTACGGCATATTCGCGATGATCAGGGCCCGGCACGGGCGGATGTAG
- a CDS encoding DMT family transporter, translating into MAGKTAHVPAARAVPPAAVSGVGIALLSSAVFGLSGSFAKSLLEAGWTPGAAVALRMIGAALVLAVPASLALRGRWHQVRGNWRTIVLFGLIGVAGCQLFYFNAVRTLSVGVALLLEFLAPVLIVLWLWLTSRRMPRPATLAGAVLSVAGLMLVLDVFGSARLDPAGVLWGLGAAVCLVIYFFITAKQNDSLPPLVLAAGGLLVGGAVMLLLGAVGAVPMGFSTDDVTLGGWSTPWWVPMLGLVLFSTVLSYVTGIMAARILGSKVASFVSLTEVLFAVLWAWLLLGELPAAVQLLGGVLIVAGVVLVRLGELRSQPLRMRPAEPVPARNRGDAGA; encoded by the coding sequence ATGGCCGGCAAAACCGCCCACGTTCCGGCTGCCCGCGCGGTTCCGCCCGCGGCTGTCTCCGGTGTGGGTATCGCGCTGCTCTCGTCCGCCGTGTTCGGGCTGTCAGGCTCCTTCGCCAAGTCGCTGCTGGAGGCGGGCTGGACGCCGGGTGCCGCCGTCGCCCTCCGCATGATCGGAGCCGCACTGGTGCTTGCGGTCCCCGCCTCCCTGGCCCTGCGCGGACGCTGGCACCAGGTGCGGGGCAATTGGAGGACGATCGTGCTCTTCGGCCTGATCGGCGTGGCGGGCTGCCAGCTTTTCTACTTCAACGCGGTGAGGACCCTCTCGGTGGGCGTGGCGCTGCTGCTGGAGTTCCTCGCGCCGGTGCTGATCGTGCTGTGGCTGTGGCTGACCAGCCGGCGCATGCCCAGGCCGGCGACGCTGGCCGGGGCGGTGCTGTCCGTTGCCGGGCTGATGCTCGTGCTGGATGTGTTCGGTTCCGCCCGGCTGGATCCCGCCGGGGTGCTCTGGGGGCTGGGTGCGGCCGTCTGCCTGGTCATCTACTTCTTCATCACCGCCAAACAGAACGATTCGCTTCCGCCGCTGGTGCTCGCGGCCGGCGGGCTGCTGGTGGGCGGGGCGGTGATGCTGCTGCTCGGCGCCGTCGGTGCCGTGCCCATGGGGTTCAGCACCGACGACGTCACCCTGGGCGGCTGGAGCACCCCGTGGTGGGTCCCAATGCTCGGACTCGTGCTGTTCTCCACGGTCCTCTCCTACGTCACGGGCATCATGGCCGCGCGGATCCTGGGCTCCAAGGTGGCCTCCTTCGTATCGCTGACGGAGGTGCTCTTCGCGGTGCTCTGGGCCTGGCTGCTCCTGGGCGAATTGCCCGCGGCCGTCCAGTTGCTCGGCGGGGTGCTGATTGTCGCCGGCGTCGTGCTGGTCCGCCTGGGCGAACTGCGGTCGCAGCCGCTCAGGATGAGGCCCGCGGAGCCCGTCCCCGCCCGGAACCGGGGCGACGCCGGAGCCTAG